The following proteins come from a genomic window of Flavobacterium crocinum:
- a CDS encoding sigma 54-interacting response regulator, giving the protein MAKPLKILIVEDQFVEANHLRLMLKKAGHTVTGMARSVTDAKYYIAQEKPELVLLDIFLSGKETGIDLAEILKNDNIPFIYLSANSNEEVLSKAKLTHPYGFLVKPFRERDLLVTIEIAEYHQQHGIESSIRKELLFQKQLKAIVRKSGTWDERVLNIITSLQALISFDLVMAVFYMDNKLTNRVLGYARTGLHEYQKIGIEELQNITALKESEINELRSKSNVETTATFYNDTDFIKICDKTPIKKMIATSMNMKSNLMLPIPFTLHENGGLYLSFFSRQPHNYNKNVLTTCERLQETLIFAIENLISADKKLSGKNNSTKNQNPKKELKPSCFSSIVGKSPVLLKLFDHIIQVAPADTTVLITGESGTGKESIANSIHQLSGRKDEAFVKINCSALPPSLIESELFGHEKGSFTGATEKRIGKFEQANNGTLFLDEIGDMPLEMQAKLLRAIQEKEIERVGGNLPIKVNVRIIAATNCNLEKEVADGRFRLDLYYRLNVFPIQLPPLRERKEDIGLLARHFIAVYSARTGKNVTEISESALKSLLSYQWPGNIRELENLIERSILLAKTDTIEHIPLPAIDEIKLNNNSNEWYFKTIQENEREHIINVLEKCNGRIRGVGGASEILGLPPTTLASRMQKLGIKRSHF; this is encoded by the coding sequence ATGGCAAAACCACTAAAAATACTTATTGTTGAAGATCAGTTTGTTGAGGCAAATCACTTGAGATTGATGCTGAAAAAAGCAGGTCATACTGTCACCGGAATGGCACGCTCCGTAACTGATGCCAAATATTATATTGCACAGGAAAAACCGGAATTAGTGCTTCTGGATATTTTCTTATCCGGGAAAGAAACCGGAATTGATCTTGCCGAAATACTGAAAAATGATAACATCCCTTTTATTTATCTTTCCGCTAATTCCAACGAAGAAGTATTAAGCAAAGCTAAATTGACACATCCGTACGGCTTTTTAGTTAAACCTTTCCGGGAAAGAGATTTACTGGTAACTATTGAAATTGCCGAATATCATCAGCAACACGGAATCGAATCTTCTATCCGGAAAGAGCTATTATTTCAAAAACAATTAAAAGCAATAGTTCGTAAAAGCGGCACATGGGATGAAAGGGTTTTAAATATAATAACATCCTTGCAGGCGCTAATTTCCTTTGATCTTGTAATGGCTGTGTTCTACATGGATAATAAACTTACCAACCGGGTATTAGGATATGCAAGAACAGGATTGCATGAATATCAAAAAATAGGAATCGAAGAACTCCAAAATATTACAGCACTAAAGGAATCTGAAATTAACGAACTAAGAAGTAAAAGCAATGTAGAAACAACAGCTACATTTTATAACGATACAGACTTCATAAAAATATGTGACAAAACGCCCATTAAAAAAATGATCGCGACATCAATGAATATGAAATCTAATCTAATGCTTCCTATTCCGTTTACTCTTCATGAGAATGGCGGATTGTATTTATCTTTTTTCAGCAGACAACCCCATAATTACAATAAGAATGTTTTAACAACTTGCGAAAGACTTCAGGAAACTTTAATTTTTGCTATAGAAAATTTAATTAGTGCCGATAAAAAATTAAGCGGAAAAAATAATTCCACGAAAAATCAAAACCCAAAAAAAGAATTAAAACCATCCTGTTTCAGTTCAATTGTAGGTAAAAGTCCTGTACTTCTTAAATTATTTGATCATATTATACAGGTTGCTCCTGCAGATACTACAGTTTTAATTACCGGCGAAAGCGGTACCGGCAAGGAAAGTATTGCAAACAGCATTCATCAATTATCAGGAAGAAAAGACGAAGCATTTGTAAAAATCAACTGCTCCGCTCTTCCTCCAAGTCTAATTGAATCTGAATTATTTGGTCACGAAAAAGGATCTTTTACCGGAGCAACAGAAAAACGAATTGGTAAGTTTGAACAAGCAAATAACGGAACTTTATTTCTGGATGAAATTGGAGATATGCCTTTGGAAATGCAGGCAAAACTGCTTCGGGCAATTCAGGAAAAAGAAATTGAACGCGTGGGTGGAAATCTTCCGATAAAAGTAAATGTCCGAATTATTGCCGCAACTAATTGCAATCTCGAAAAAGAAGTTGCTGACGGCCGTTTCAGACTTGATTTGTACTACAGATTAAATGTATTCCCAATTCAATTACCTCCATTGCGTGAGCGAAAAGAAGATATTGGCCTTCTTGCACGTCATTTTATTGCTGTCTATAGTGCCAGAACGGGAAAAAATGTAACCGAAATATCTGAAAGTGCCTTAAAAAGTCTTTTATCCTATCAATGGCCCGGAAATATCCGTGAACTGGAAAATCTAATAGAAAGAAGTATTCTTTTAGCCAAAACCGATACCATTGAACACATTCCACTTCCTGCTATTGATGAAATCAAACTAAACAATAATTCAAACGAATGGTATTTTAAAACCATCCAGGAAAACGAAAGAGAACACATTATCAACGTTCTCGAAAAATGTAACGGAAGAATCAGAGGCGTCGGCGGAGCTTCTGAAATTCTTGGACTGCCTCCTACTACACTCGCATCCAGAATGCAAAAACTAGGAATTAAGAGAAGCCATTTTTAA
- a CDS encoding alpha/beta hydrolase: MLTENPTTILFITGAFVSNKCWDEWKVFFENKGYKTLAPAWPYKDAPVEVLRERHPDPQVAGLRLTQLIEHFENIAKNLPHKPIIVGHSIGGLLAQILLQRNLATSAIAIHSVPPQGIITFKFSFLKAGWGPLGFFTSTKKTFMMSFSQWQYAFTNGMPEEWQEKAYCDAAIPESKLIVRDTITSVAKVDFHAPHKPLLLIAGSIDHTIPESLNYSNYKKYSDKNSITDYKVFPERNHFVLNQPGWQEIALYIQNWIEKLPIQNS; this comes from the coding sequence ATGCTAACTGAAAATCCTACGACGATTCTTTTTATTACCGGCGCCTTTGTCAGCAATAAATGCTGGGACGAATGGAAAGTTTTTTTCGAAAACAAAGGCTATAAAACTTTAGCGCCTGCATGGCCTTACAAAGATGCTCCGGTCGAAGTCCTGCGCGAGCGCCATCCTGATCCACAAGTTGCCGGACTGAGATTGACGCAATTAATTGAACACTTTGAAAATATTGCTAAAAATTTACCTCATAAACCTATTATAGTTGGTCACTCCATTGGCGGACTTTTAGCACAAATACTTTTACAGCGTAACCTTGCAACTTCGGCAATCGCGATACATTCTGTTCCGCCACAGGGAATTATAACTTTTAAATTCTCCTTTTTAAAAGCTGGCTGGGGTCCGCTTGGCTTTTTTACTTCGACAAAAAAAACATTTATGATGAGTTTTAGTCAGTGGCAATATGCTTTCACAAACGGAATGCCCGAAGAATGGCAGGAAAAAGCCTATTGCGATGCGGCAATTCCTGAATCAAAATTAATCGTTCGGGACACCATAACTTCCGTCGCAAAAGTAGATTTTCATGCACCTCATAAACCTTTATTACTCATTGCAGGATCTATCGATCACACGATTCCAGAATCATTGAATTATTCTAACTACAAAAAATACTCAGACAAAAATTCTATTACCGATTACAAAGTTTTCCCCGAAAGAAACCATTTTGTATTAAACCAGCCGGGTTGGCAGGAAATTGCACTTTATATACAAAATTGGATCGAAAAACTTCCGATTCAAAATTCATAA